A genomic window from Cytobacillus suaedae includes:
- a CDS encoding Ig-like domain-containing protein, producing MINKYLKTLILTPITILFVLGVLFIPTIFSMTENELPLQTTTDSKKEWTVSFNMEVHPSTVSSNTIYIIDERDKKVPTKLSVDKNGQSVVIAPIRSYKEGTRYYLFIKESLRSERKLFLNKDTIMPFEHVKDEKNSKKKENETKATSKDKESKLTISVKHHTYLSELKATSIDNSISKILIGNNEMHYDGDNKYSLNLAGVKSGDKLSIKAYNSDNRIVERLTYEVE from the coding sequence ATGATTAACAAGTATCTAAAAACGCTCATACTTACTCCCATCACAATCCTTTTTGTGCTGGGAGTTCTATTTATCCCAACAATCTTCTCGATGACAGAGAATGAATTACCTTTACAAACGACAACTGATTCAAAAAAGGAATGGACCGTGTCCTTTAACATGGAAGTGCACCCTTCAACTGTAAGTTCTAACACCATCTATATAATAGATGAAAGAGATAAAAAGGTTCCTACAAAATTATCAGTTGATAAAAATGGGCAATCAGTGGTGATTGCACCTATAAGATCTTATAAAGAAGGAACTAGATATTATTTATTTATTAAGGAGTCTTTAAGATCAGAGAGGAAACTGTTTTTAAACAAAGACACGATTATGCCTTTTGAGCACGTGAAGGATGAAAAGAATTCTAAAAAGAAGGAAAATGAAACTAAAGCAACTTCAAAGGATAAAGAATCGAAGCTTACAATTAGCGTGAAGCATCACACGTATTTGTCAGAGTTAAAAGCAACTTCTATAGATAACTCAATTTCTAAAATCCTAATAGGTAACAATGAAATGCACTATGATGGAGATAATAAGTACAGTTTAAACCTAGCAGGTGTTAAATCTGGAGACAAACTATCAATTAAAGCATATAATTCCGACAACCGAATTGTAGAGCGCCTAACATATGAAGTGGAATAG
- a CDS encoding S-layer homology domain-containing protein, whose amino-acid sequence MKLKKASVLSMSAVLSLSLLTPQAYAASEITSQLQDRPVITIANAETEVGKAELIKRLKNLFPGKFDFLSEKDFHINTGHRYPEDDEAIIRYNLSFHKEMNGKQLYGSAEFVGEDLAIQSFHYRPIDVTDAIFPAKVTEEEALEIAKDFVKEQYPDIAYQLTTNRDFYYPMPRNLTEPIQYRFVFEKLKNEVPILDQSLNVTIMGNGELVELYSGQYQLESAKYEDKANILSLETVVDKVKSNMDVSLQYMLEHDYRNETVNVKLTYGVDPMVTNLNAKDGKWLVGQEFKDNLPEMKIKMITDEPMNVTTKPITQKEAKAIAEKLLKPGDENTKLRIEEISEHENKFYGKTIYNVHYMYQSKNHGYGASIEIDKNTGEVLSFHDVSRDMMYAEQASKLETTTEKEKAEEKKNKLAYEKALEIGIETIKKFSPSIIHEYSYPLVGELMESHDGNYHLSFPRVKNGILVQGDSINIGINSDGEILHYNANSPIIKEWPSVEKAVSKGKATQAFLDQLNVKLAYSKIKYDDKDYVLMYHREFKNQFEYYNALTGEWEKHSYYNNNEPGSEVVVSHPTAEKELNYLIQAGIIKVEDPATFDADQPITKGEALEIIMKSIMNYYEFDRFDSKKEGTFENINKDHELYNVIELAAQQNIVDTSQKAFPVDEKITKQELAYWYIRTLGLDEAAKHYDIYKLSFEDAGDVTKPYTGYVALATKLGLFETPDNKFNAKSNVTLAEIAVANIKLAQKVSELRPRY is encoded by the coding sequence TTGAAGCTAAAAAAAGCAAGTGTACTGTCCATGTCAGCGGTACTTTCACTTAGTTTATTAACTCCACAAGCCTATGCAGCGAGTGAGATTACTAGTCAATTGCAAGATAGACCCGTTATTACCATTGCGAACGCAGAAACAGAGGTTGGAAAAGCAGAGTTAATTAAACGCTTGAAAAATCTCTTCCCAGGCAAGTTTGACTTTCTATCAGAGAAGGATTTCCATATAAACACAGGACATAGATACCCAGAGGATGATGAGGCAATCATTCGATACAATCTGTCTTTCCATAAAGAAATGAACGGAAAGCAGCTTTACGGTAGTGCAGAGTTTGTTGGAGAAGACCTAGCTATTCAATCATTCCACTATCGTCCAATTGATGTTACTGATGCAATTTTCCCAGCAAAGGTAACAGAAGAAGAAGCACTTGAAATTGCGAAGGACTTTGTCAAAGAACAATATCCTGACATTGCTTATCAATTAACAACCAATCGCGATTTCTATTATCCGATGCCTAGAAACTTAACAGAGCCAATTCAATATCGTTTTGTCTTTGAAAAATTAAAGAATGAAGTTCCAATTCTTGACCAAAGCTTAAATGTAACGATTATGGGTAATGGTGAATTAGTAGAGTTATATAGTGGTCAATACCAATTGGAATCCGCTAAATATGAAGATAAAGCAAACATCTTAAGCCTTGAAACAGTGGTTGACAAGGTTAAATCAAACATGGATGTTTCCTTACAGTATATGCTTGAACACGATTACCGAAATGAAACGGTTAATGTGAAGTTAACATATGGTGTTGATCCAATGGTAACAAACTTAAATGCTAAAGATGGCAAGTGGTTGGTAGGACAAGAATTCAAAGATAACCTTCCTGAGATGAAGATAAAAATGATCACAGATGAACCAATGAATGTTACAACTAAGCCAATTACTCAAAAAGAAGCAAAAGCAATTGCTGAAAAACTTTTAAAGCCTGGAGATGAAAATACGAAACTACGTATTGAAGAAATCTCAGAGCATGAAAACAAGTTCTACGGAAAAACAATTTACAACGTTCATTATATGTACCAAAGCAAAAACCATGGTTACGGGGCATCAATTGAAATTGATAAAAACACAGGAGAAGTATTAAGCTTCCACGATGTTTCTAGAGATATGATGTATGCAGAACAAGCTTCTAAGCTTGAGACAACTACAGAGAAAGAAAAAGCAGAAGAAAAGAAAAATAAATTAGCGTATGAAAAGGCACTTGAAATTGGTATAGAGACTATTAAAAAGTTCTCTCCATCCATCATCCATGAATATTCCTATCCACTCGTTGGGGAGTTAATGGAATCACATGATGGTAATTATCATTTGTCTTTCCCTAGAGTGAAGAACGGAATCCTTGTCCAAGGTGATTCAATTAACATTGGTATTAACAGCGACGGTGAAATCTTACATTACAATGCGAATTCACCAATCATTAAAGAATGGCCAAGTGTTGAAAAAGCAGTTAGCAAGGGAAAAGCAACCCAAGCTTTCCTTGATCAATTAAATGTGAAACTTGCTTATTCAAAAATTAAATATGATGATAAAGACTATGTATTAATGTACCATCGTGAGTTCAAAAACCAGTTCGAATATTACAATGCACTAACAGGTGAATGGGAGAAGCATAGCTATTACAACAATAATGAGCCAGGCTCAGAGGTTGTAGTTTCTCACCCAACGGCTGAAAAAGAATTAAACTACCTTATCCAAGCGGGAATCATCAAGGTAGAAGATCCAGCAACATTTGATGCGGACCAACCAATCACGAAAGGCGAAGCCCTGGAAATTATAATGAAATCAATTATGAACTACTATGAGTTTGATCGCTTTGATAGTAAAAAAGAAGGTACGTTTGAAAATATCAACAAAGACCATGAATTATATAATGTAATTGAACTAGCTGCCCAACAAAACATTGTTGATACGAGTCAAAAAGCATTCCCGGTTGACGAAAAAATCACGAAGCAAGAATTAGCCTACTGGTATATTCGTACACTAGGCTTAGACGAAGCAGCAAAACACTACGATATTTATAAGCTATCATTTGAGGATGCTGGAGATGTGACAAAGCCTTACACTGGCTATGTAGCATTAGCTACAAAACTAGGATTATTTGAAACTCCAGATAATAAATTCAATGCAAAATCAAATGTGACTCTAGCAGAAATTGCAGTAGCCAACATCAAACTAGCACAAAAGGTAAGTGAATTAAGACCGCGTTATTAA
- a CDS encoding NAD(P)H-dependent oxidoreductase, whose translation MKVYVLHASMNGTTKILGEAVAEGAKQVKGSEVVFQSVEEVDITKLKEADAIIWGSPGIFANISPKMSEFLFKLGGVWFNGELRGKVGGVFATTSNTHWGIENVLRNLQLPMQAFGMQIISHQPNPEHYDISTPYGASAICKATLDPNEMKKPSEAELENARNYGRLVATAALNQLVHT comes from the coding sequence ATGAAAGTTTATGTTTTACATGCAAGCATGAATGGTACTACAAAGATTCTAGGTGAAGCAGTTGCAGAAGGAGCTAAACAAGTAAAGGGATCTGAAGTAGTGTTTCAATCGGTTGAAGAAGTTGATATTACTAAATTAAAAGAGGCAGATGCAATTATCTGGGGCTCTCCTGGAATATTTGCTAATATTAGTCCTAAGATGTCAGAGTTTTTATTTAAACTAGGTGGAGTTTGGTTTAATGGAGAATTAAGAGGCAAAGTTGGAGGAGTTTTCGCAACGACATCTAATACTCACTGGGGAATAGAAAATGTTCTAAGAAACCTTCAACTACCTATGCAAGCTTTTGGTATGCAAATTATATCTCATCAACCTAATCCTGAACATTATGATATTTCAACTCCTTATGGAGCTTCCGCTATATGTAAAGCTACTCTTGATCCTAACGAGATGAAAAAGCCTTCAGAGGCAGAATTAGAGAATGCAAGAAATTACGGAAGATTAGTAGCAACAGCTGCTTTAAATCAACTAGTTCATACATAG
- a CDS encoding SGNH/GDSL hydrolase family protein, giving the protein MTKNIVKFLLIVSLVFGFAFQSLPTFAESNEEVVYVSLGDSLAAGRTPFGENAKGYPDFIAEKFEEAGALNLFVRDYAVNGYTTQHVLDDLKNNVTKGDKGSIQEVLKQATHITIDIGANDLLANLDRTTGAIDQVGVINTLKLVGSNLAETVTIIKQLNPTAKVYLMGYFNALPHLPQEAQAPIVMGLHELNKVIEGVATLSGSTYVATEETVAANIEFLPNPKDIHLSEEGYKAVAELFWNVMKPEVKEEPLPVPAPVVEDKEVPVVYWDGLLLKKGQIGKVEVVKPINLWKRDGATLVFERVLQPGEHYRVYRSDDLYGGQYGLGNGYYVTKMEGYINYQTPSKAKLQLLNN; this is encoded by the coding sequence ATGACTAAAAATATTGTAAAGTTTTTGTTAATTGTATCTCTAGTTTTTGGTTTTGCGTTTCAATCTCTACCTACCTTTGCCGAATCAAACGAGGAAGTTGTATATGTTAGCTTAGGAGATTCATTAGCTGCAGGACGCACTCCATTCGGTGAAAATGCGAAGGGGTATCCTGATTTTATCGCTGAGAAGTTTGAGGAAGCTGGTGCTCTCAACTTGTTTGTAAGGGACTATGCTGTAAACGGATACACCACTCAACATGTACTTGATGATTTAAAAAACAATGTAACAAAAGGTGATAAAGGAAGTATCCAAGAGGTACTTAAGCAGGCAACTCATATCACAATTGATATCGGTGCAAATGATTTATTAGCAAACCTTGATCGAACAACAGGTGCAATTGATCAAGTTGGGGTTATTAATACACTTAAATTAGTAGGAAGTAACTTGGCTGAAACAGTAACGATTATTAAGCAATTAAATCCAACTGCCAAGGTCTACTTAATGGGCTATTTTAATGCACTTCCACATTTACCACAGGAAGCTCAGGCTCCGATTGTAATGGGGCTACATGAGCTAAATAAAGTTATCGAAGGTGTTGCCACTTTGTCAGGCTCTACATATGTTGCAACAGAGGAAACGGTAGCAGCGAACATTGAGTTTTTACCAAATCCGAAGGACATTCATTTAAGTGAGGAAGGTTATAAAGCGGTAGCAGAGTTATTCTGGAATGTGATGAAGCCGGAAGTGAAAGAGGAACCATTACCTGTTCCAGCTCCAGTTGTTGAAGATAAAGAAGTGCCTGTTGTGTATTGGGATGGGTTACTGCTTAAAAAAGGACAGATTGGTAAAGTTGAAGTTGTAAAGCCTATTAACCTATGGAAGCGTGATGGTGCTACACTTGTATTTGAAAGAGTATTGCAACCAGGTGAACATTATCGTGTGTATCGTTCGGACGATTTATATGGGGGACAATATGGTTTAGGTAATGGATATTATGTTACGAAGATGGAAGGGTATATTAACTATCAGACGCCTTCTAAGGCTAAATTACAGTTATTAAATAACTAG
- a CDS encoding competence protein ComK, with protein sequence MKIITTYIICDQTIALIPIKNGFTKIVTVNKELYCTKSTINIIKESYLKGNSLYESRRTVIIEMPSFSQRAPILIKPQENLYFIPTHNPYNKECVWISYHHIKKVYPIRSKYTLIIFGNYLVMRISIPAEIVKEQMHRITTNKKDWFSSTKLSLWLDPFDRRVSKNEAE encoded by the coding sequence ATGAAAATAATCACAACCTACATAATCTGTGATCAAACAATCGCACTAATTCCTATTAAAAATGGTTTTACAAAAATAGTGACAGTTAATAAAGAACTATACTGCACGAAGTCTACAATAAATATTATTAAGGAATCCTATTTAAAAGGTAACTCACTTTATGAATCTAGACGAACAGTAATTATAGAGATGCCTTCTTTCTCACAAAGGGCCCCAATACTCATTAAGCCCCAAGAAAATCTTTATTTTATTCCAACCCATAATCCATACAACAAGGAGTGCGTGTGGATAAGCTATCATCACATAAAGAAAGTCTATCCAATAAGATCTAAATACACGCTAATAATCTTTGGAAACTATCTGGTTATGCGAATATCAATACCAGCAGAAATAGTAAAAGAGCAAATGCATAGAATAACCACTAATAAAAAAGATTGGTTCTCCTCGACTAAATTATCGCTTTGGTTAGACCCATTTGATCGAAGAGTAAGCAAAAATGAAGCTGAGTAA
- the vanZ gene encoding VanZ family protein encodes MFELNYGILLGMDKQQHFLLFLFCSLLAGGIVSIMSSVENLKRNVSFIWFALIFIGMIEEYRQLFIWHRSAEFFDAIANLLGATTGFILILLFRFIFSKGKKDTTVYSSGFLFPLYFFILIPCFVGLWILNQVPFYF; translated from the coding sequence ATGTTTGAATTAAACTATGGCATTCTGTTGGGTATGGATAAACAACAGCATTTCCTACTGTTTTTGTTTTGTTCACTATTAGCCGGGGGAATTGTAAGCATAATGTCATCTGTAGAAAATTTAAAAAGAAACGTAAGCTTTATATGGTTTGCCCTAATTTTTATAGGAATGATTGAAGAATATCGACAGCTTTTCATTTGGCATCGCAGTGCTGAGTTTTTTGATGCCATTGCGAATTTATTGGGAGCAACTACTGGATTTATTTTAATTCTGTTATTTAGGTTTATTTTTTCCAAAGGTAAAAAAGATACAACGGTATATTCTTCCGGATTCCTCTTTCCACTTTATTTTTTTATATTGATCCCTTGCTTTGTAGGCTTATGGATATTGAATCAAGTACCTTTTTATTTCTAA
- a CDS encoding DUF3231 family protein produces the protein MGILSGNPKEEPMHYGEVFTVWSHLLAAKSMVAGYQTLFNHAGDDDLKKLISDIIDNGIRPEIKELETVLKDNGVALPPAPPERPDACVDHIPPGARVTDPEIAATLAADNAAGLVGCSAAMGKCIREDIAAMFGQFHMQKAQFGLRILRMNKEKGWLIPPPLHLNTADHC, from the coding sequence ATGGGAATATTGAGTGGAAATCCAAAAGAAGAGCCAATGCATTATGGTGAGGTATTTACAGTTTGGTCACACCTACTTGCAGCAAAAAGCATGGTTGCAGGGTATCAAACACTGTTCAACCACGCAGGTGATGATGATTTAAAGAAGCTTATTTCAGATATAATTGATAATGGTATTAGACCTGAGATAAAAGAGCTTGAAACTGTTTTAAAGGATAATGGTGTAGCACTTCCTCCGGCACCACCTGAGCGCCCTGATGCTTGTGTTGATCATATTCCTCCAGGGGCAAGAGTGACAGACCCTGAAATTGCGGCAACTCTAGCTGCGGATAATGCAGCTGGACTTGTAGGTTGCAGTGCAGCTATGGGGAAATGTATCCGTGAAGATATTGCAGCAATGTTTGGACAGTTCCATATGCAAAAAGCGCAATTTGGCTTACGCATTCTAAGAATGAACAAAGAAAAAGGCTGGTTAATTCCACCACCACTTCATTTAAATACTGCTGATCATTGCTAA